GCTGGCGAACGGCTGGTCGAGGCTGATCAGCTCTGCGTTGGCCAACTCGTCGGCCACTAGAATACGTGGCACCAAACCGATGCCGATGCCAGCCCTGACGGCCTGGATCAAGTGCGAGGTGAGTTCGAAACTCGGCCCCAGCCGCATCATTCGATGGGGCAGGGCGTGGTGGCTGAACCACTCGCCCCAGACGTTAGCGTTGTTTGCGACGTTGAGCAGTGTCTGTGCGCCAATGCGCTCCGGCGTCCAGGCGTCGTGGAGCTCGGCCGCTTCTGGAGAAATGATCACCATCAGTTCTTCGGTGTGCAGGCGATGGCTGATCAGGCCCGGCAAATCGGCATTGCCGACGACGATCGCGGCATCGATACCGCTGGTTTCGAAGTCGATGGCGTCGATCCGGGAATTGATGTGCACCAGCATGCCGGGATGGGTTTTGTAGAAGTCATGAAGGCGCGGCAATAACCACTTCGAGCCGAAAGTCGGCAAGGTGGCCAGGCGCAAGGTGCCGCTGCCGGATTGATAAGCCATGGCTTGCAGCGTGGCGCTGCGGATGCGTCCGAGGGCTTCGCTCATTTCCCGCTGGTAGAGACGACCGACATCGGTCAACTGCACTTGCCGGCCTTCACGGCGAAACAGCGTCAGGCCCAGTTGCTGTTCCAGCGCCTGGACTTGCCGGCTCACGGCGCTTTGGGTCAGTGACAGTTCCATCGCGGCGCGGGTGTAGCTTTCATGGCGGGCGGCGGCCTCAAAGGCCAGCAGCAACGACATCGAGGGCGTGAGGTGACGGTAATTCATTCGTAAAAGTCATCGATAGCGGCAGGATTATCCGTTTGTCCGGCGCCAGAGCCTACAGGATCATTGGCGTAGCCGACGACCTGAGGCTGACCCATTAATGCTCAGGCGACAAGTGTTTTGATTTTTTCCCATGATTAGACCGACAAGAGAACAGCCTGCGATGATCGCTCAGTTGCCCACCGTTGCACTTGCGGCAGACTACCCGGAATTTCTTCAGGCCCTGCGCGCCATCGGCTTTCGTGGCCAGCTCAGCGCCGACTACGCCACTCGCACCGTGCTGGCGACCGATAACTCGATTTACCAGCGCCTGCCGCAAGCGGCGGTGTTCCCCATGGACGCGGACGACATCGCACGCATCGCGACCTTGATGGCCGAACCACGCTTTCGCCAGATCAAGCTGACCCCGCGAGGCGGCGGCACCGGCACCAACGGCCAGTCATTGACCGATGGCATCGTGGTCGACTTGTCGCGGCACATGAACACCATCCTGGAAATCAACGTCGCCGAGCGTTGGGTGCGGGTGCAGGCGGGCGTGGTCAAGGACCAGCTGAATGCCGCGCTCAAACCCCATGGGCTGTTCTTCGCCCCGGAGCTGTCGACGTCCAACCGCGCCACCGTCGGCGGCATGATCAACACCGACGCCAGCGGCCAGGGGAGTTGCACCTATGGCAAGACCCGCGATCACGTGCTGGAACTGCACAGTGTGCTGCTCGGTGGCGAGCGCCTGCACAGCCGGCCTCTGTCCGACGCGGAGTTGGAAGTGGCATGCACGCAATCCGGCCGCATCGGCGAGGTGTACCGGACGGCGCGGCACATTCAGGAAACCCAGGCCGACCTGATCGAGTCGGTGTTCCCGAAACTCAACCGCTGCCTGACCGGTTACGACCTGGCGCACCTGCGCGACGAGCACGGGCGTTTCAACCTCAACAGTGTGCTGTGCGGTGCGGAAGGTTCGTTGGGCTACATCGTCGAAGCCAAGCTCAACGTGCTGCCGATTCCCAAGTATTCGGTGTTGGTGAACGTGCGCTACAGCAGCTTCATGGATGCGTTGCGCGACGCTAATGCGTTATTGGCGCACAAGCCGTTGTCCATCGAAACCGTGGACTCCAAAGTGTTGATGCTGGCGATGAAAGACATTGTCTGGCACAGCGTCGCCGAGTACTTCCCGACGGACGCCGGGCGCGCGACGCTGGGCATCAACCTGGTGGAGTTCAGCGGGGAAGACCTGGCGGACGTAAATGCTCGCGTGGCGTCGTTCGTGGAGCATCTGCAGGCCGACACGACGATTGAGCGACTGGGCCACACCCTGGCCGAGGGGGCCGAAGCCGTGACCCGCGTATACACCATGCGCAAACGCTCGGTCGGGCTGCTGGGTAACGTTGACGGCGAGGTTCGCCCGCAGCCTTTCGTCGAAGACACCGCCGTGCCGCCGGAGAAACTGGCTGACTACATCGCTGAGTTCCGCGCCTTGCTGGATAGCCATGGCCTGGCCTATGGCATGTTCGGTCACGTCGATGCCGGTGTGTTGCATGTACGTCCGGCGCTGGATATGAAAGATCCGGCGCAGGCCGCTCTGGTCAAGCCGATTTCCGATGCCGTCGCCGAGCTGACCCGGCGTTATGGGGGGCTGCTGTGGGGTGAGCACGGCAAAGGATTGCGTTCGGAATATGTCCCCGAGTTTTTTGGCGAGCTGTACCCGGCGCTGCAATCGCTCAAGGGCGCGTTCGACCCGCACAATCAGCTCAATCCCGGCAAAATCTGCACTCCGCCGGACGCCGCCCAAGGCTTGCTCAAGGTCAACGAAGTCACGCTGCGTGGTGACCTGGACCGGCAAATCGACGAGCGCGTGTGGCAAAGCTTCGGCTCCGCCGTGCACTGCAACGGTAATGGCGCCTG
The Pseudomonas sp. GR 6-02 genome window above contains:
- a CDS encoding LysR substrate-binding domain-containing protein, giving the protein MNYRHLTPSMSLLLAFEAAARHESYTRAAMELSLTQSAVSRQVQALEQQLGLTLFRREGRQVQLTDVGRLYQREMSEALGRIRSATLQAMAYQSGSGTLRLATLPTFGSKWLLPRLHDFYKTHPGMLVHINSRIDAIDFETSGIDAAIVVGNADLPGLISHRLHTEELMVIISPEAAELHDAWTPERIGAQTLLNVANNANVWGEWFSHHALPHRMMRLGPSFELTSHLIQAVRAGIGIGLVPRILVADELANAELISLDQPFASQRSYYLTYPPRNEMLPSLIAFRTWLLEQI
- the ydiJ gene encoding D-2-hydroxyglutarate dehydrogenase YdiJ — protein: MIAQLPTVALAADYPEFLQALRAIGFRGQLSADYATRTVLATDNSIYQRLPQAAVFPMDADDIARIATLMAEPRFRQIKLTPRGGGTGTNGQSLTDGIVVDLSRHMNTILEINVAERWVRVQAGVVKDQLNAALKPHGLFFAPELSTSNRATVGGMINTDASGQGSCTYGKTRDHVLELHSVLLGGERLHSRPLSDAELEVACTQSGRIGEVYRTARHIQETQADLIESVFPKLNRCLTGYDLAHLRDEHGRFNLNSVLCGAEGSLGYIVEAKLNVLPIPKYSVLVNVRYSSFMDALRDANALLAHKPLSIETVDSKVLMLAMKDIVWHSVAEYFPTDAGRATLGINLVEFSGEDLADVNARVASFVEHLQADTTIERLGHTLAEGAEAVTRVYTMRKRSVGLLGNVDGEVRPQPFVEDTAVPPEKLADYIAEFRALLDSHGLAYGMFGHVDAGVLHVRPALDMKDPAQAALVKPISDAVAELTRRYGGLLWGEHGKGLRSEYVPEFFGELYPALQSLKGAFDPHNQLNPGKICTPPDAAQGLLKVNEVTLRGDLDRQIDERVWQSFGSAVHCNGNGACYNYDPNDAMCPSWKATRERQHSPKGRASLIREWLRLQGAANIDVLQAARGKLSWLSGLPARLRNNLARSRGEADFSHEVYDAMAGCLACKSCAGQCPVKVNVPEFRSRFLELYHGRYQRPLRDYLIGSLEFTLPYMAYAPGVYNAVMSSKWVSRLLERQVGMLDSPLINRHNLQATLTRCKVAVASVPALRELTVAQRERSVVLVQDAFTRYFETPLLASFIQLAHQLGYRVFLAPYSANGKPLHVQGFLGAFAKAAIRNAHQLKALADCGVPLVGLDPAMTLVYRQEYQKVPGLNDCPKVLLPQEWLCDALPENPHPATDTFRLLAHCTEKTNVPASTSQWETVFARLGLKLTTEATGCCGMSGTYGHEARNQDTSRTIFEQSWAGKLDKKGEALATGYSCRSQVKRFANTQLRHPLEVVLERIVQPVR